In Paenibacillus sonchi, the genomic stretch AATTCGGAGGTGGTCCGCAAGGAAACGCGTCTGGGGAATAAGACAGAACAGGAGTATGCAGCCGAGCAAGTATACTATATGAACAGCTCGCAGTCCTTTGCCGTACAGGCAGCTTATCATGCTGCTAATATTCCTTATAAAGATGTTGTGGACTATTTGTATGTATTCTCGGTACCTGCAACCGGCAACCGTGAGCAGTTCAGCCCGGGCGACAAAATTATCAGTGTAGAGGGACAGACGATCCCTGATCCGGATGCGTTATCCGCGCTTTTGTCCCGCAGGAAGATAGGTGACCCGGTAGCTGTCCTGCTGCAGCGGGAAGGCAAGGAAGTGAAGGAAGAGGTTAAGCTGGTAGAGGTCAAAAATCAGGAGACGGGGGCGGTGAAGCCGGGCCTCGGGGTTGTGATTGGAGCCGTGCAGAAGGTTAAGCCCGAAGTGGAAGGGAAAACGGTAAGCTTTGTGGATACGGATGTCGGCGGTCCTTCTGCCGGGCTGATGTTCACCATGGAGATAATCAATCAATTAACCCCAGGTGATCTGACCAAAGGCCACCGCGTTGCAGGTACAGGCACTATTGAGGCCGATGGCAACGTAGGCGCAATTGGCGGCGTCAAGCATAAAATTGTTGCAGCGGACAAGAAAGGGGCGGAGATTTT encodes the following:
- a CDS encoding SepM family pheromone-processing serine protease; translation: MRQQKRRVGFRATAYLFTFVVILYVAVFMNTPYIVYQPGSASEVAPMIHVQNADKDEKGTFMMTTVSASYANVALLVASVFNSNSEVVRKETRLGNKTEQEYAAEQVYYMNSSQSFAVQAAYHAANIPYKDVVDYLYVFSVPATGNREQFSPGDKIISVEGQTIPDPDALSALLSRRKIGDPVAVLLQREGKEVKEEVKLVEVKNQETGAVKPGLGVVIGAVQKVKPEVEGKTVSFVDTDVGGPSAGLMFTMEIINQLTPGDLTKGHRVAGTGTIEADGNVGAIGGVKHKIVAADKKGAEIFFVPVKNYEEAKAKADQIGTDMKLIPVSTLAEALKYMQELPVKS